Part of the Triticum urartu cultivar G1812 chromosome 2, Tu2.1, whole genome shotgun sequence genome, ggcaattttcaaactctaccccctccccctgtgtatcgccatttcagttttgaaaataacaaaagaaaatgataaaaaattcaaaaaataaaattCTTCAAGAtctagttatattactacatctactagttaggaaaattaaaaaacttaaatttggacatgttttgcaaaaagtgttatgaaaaagtaaaacggccataacttttgcatacgatgtcggaaaaaacgtataatatatcaaaatgttcagcaggaaaatccgcatccgattttgACAGCCTACAacctgtttgcaattttttagaatactcaaattccaaaagaaaaaaaagatatgctcaaattttagttttttttggttaaatctggtcaaactatggtcaaactacttattcaagaagtattaatgttactacataattattcaagaatattagtgttactaaataattatttcaatttttttgaatttttttcaaatctggttaaactatggtcaaactggggtcaaacttattcaaaaaatattagtgttactacataattactgttttttagaataatagtttcaaactcaaacggtgaaaatgtgtgacctaatgctcaagctaatctgctgagggttaataggattgacatcttacatttgttaggaaaacaacaagtgtaGACTTAGAAAGTAGGGGAATAGAACtacgaagttaagcgtgctcagacTGGGGGAGTGAGTGGATGGGTGACCGGCCAGGAAGTTAGAcaatttggaatgagtgatccacacttgataAGTTAAGATGGgcgattagagactaaatcatcaaataattcagaaaattggaaatcgaaaaaaaatcaaatttttttccaaaatttttagaattttttttccaaaaaaacacctttagtaccggttggtaacaccaatcggtactaaaggtcccccataccatggcgcgagctcacgccacgtggtgggcctttagtgccggttggtgcctagccggtactaaaggggggcctttagtttCCACTCTTTAGTGCCGGTTGCAGAACCGGCAccaaaggcccttacgaaccggtgataaaactccgttttctactagtgttggACAATAAAAATTATCCAACCAACTTTTACTTAGTCTTGGTCGGCAAAAAGCCTAACAGTGGCATCCATAACTATTATTGTAGAAGTCCATCATGAATATCTAGACACTGCCAAGACGGTTTTTGTAAAATAAGAAACAATTAAGGTTGTTTTCTACACAAAACCAACTCAAAACTGGGTTGTCCCTTGAGACATAATAGTCTCAATCTAGTCTTTCTGGCACCACTTTGTCAATCCTTGTTGCCGACCCTGTGAAGAGGCCCCTACTGTGGCCGCCACAGTCACCCTAAGGGAGCGAGGTGGTGCAACCAATTATACCAGGTCTGGTGGGTATGCGGCGGCTCTTTCGAAGAAGATTCTATAATGCATATGCACACTGATTTTGCAACTATGGCTATTAATTTTGCAATGCCTGTGTGCGCTTCTTAAGTGTAGCGAATGTTATTTTGTGCAAACAAGGATACATACACACCTCATTGCTATTGTGCCCTTTTGGTGTACAACACAAATCATTTGAGGTAAAGAGTATTTTGTGTGGTGCAACTAAAATGCCACATCGGCGACATGTCTCTATTTTAGTTGCTCTACACACAAAAATCGGACAAAAATGCATTCTCACGCCAGTTCGAGTAAGACTACCTTTGTGTCATCTGCATCATCTGTAAGTTTGCCATTTATTTGAAATGCTTTACATTTAGTAAGTTGTTATTCGGTTAGAAATCTATGTGTTCTGCCTGTATGACTCATTGACCTGTAAGAATTCCCATATCTTATCTCTGAAGCTCAATTCCAATGACAGTGCTGACAGTCACATTGGAACGTGAAATCTGAGTATTATTGAGAAGACTTCAGGGTCAGCACATAACAGATGGTTGAGCATATATAGCTCTACACAGTTGGCGAATCTCCTAGGTAGGCTTAAACAGGCTTGAGCCTGCCCTCCAGCGATGCCAAATTTTTTTAGTACTAGTTTGAAACTTCAAGGCCCAGCCCAGCCACTCAATAGCCCTTTCCAGCCCATCAATTTCCAGAGCAGAGAACCATCTCGTGCAGTTGCTCGCTCGCCTGGATTTACACTGCCCTAGCCCCTAGCCGCCGGCGGTCGCCGGACCCCTCCTTCGCGCTGCCGCCGGTCGCCGGACCTCTCcttcgcgccgccgccgccagcccaccTCCCCAAATCGGCGCCCGGACCGCTCTCCCCTAATCTGGTCATTTTCCCCTTCCCAAAACGGCGCCAGACTGCATCTCCATCTGACCCGTGCCCTCCCTAGCGTGGCCGTGGATTAGAGGAGGGGGGGCTTAGTTCATTGTTGGGCGCCTAGGCCATCCGAGCTGCTGAGCCATCGGGCTGTTGCTCGCTGCTCTACTCGACAGCTCCTGAACCCGAAGGTTGTATTCTGTACTGTAGTATGTAGTTCTATACTCTGTAGTTATTTGTAGCTAGCTATTTGGTTTCCTATTTGGCTACTAATTCATGCTAATGAACTAATGGTAGCTAGTTGTTAAAAGTGGTTAGTTAAACTGTACAAGTACTAGAAAAGAGAACCAATATGGCTAGCTGTGTATATAAGATTAACCTAGTACTAATCGCTATTCTTGTTTGTAGAAATGAAGAGAAAAAGAACTTTGCACAGCTGGTTTGCAAGCAATTCAAATGCTCCCCTTGTTGTTTCCGAACCCAATGCTCGTCCAGTTGATGTTGTTGTTCAACCAGCCTCTATTGAGAACATAATTCATCCTACTCCAACAAATGAGAGAACTAATCCCTCAACCGATGTCGATGAGAGCACTAATCCCCATGCAAATGAGAGTACCAATCCCCCAACTAATGAGAGCACAAACCAACCACCAAAGCATCATATACTGGAATTCCATCCAAGTCAGATTTTTGGTGATCCGGCTGATCGAATACCAATAGAAGATTATGCCCCTGAAATTCGAAGTGAAGTGAGAAGAGCTTATTTGTTGAAACAAAGAAACAAAGCTACTGGGCATAAATTTGAAGTGGGATTGGATGGTAAAATTTGGAGATCCTTTCAACCACAATGGCTAGATAAGTTTGATTGGTTGGAATATAGTGTGAAAAAGGAGGCTGCCTTTTGTTTCCCTTGTTTTCTTTTCAAGAATCCATCACAAGCGGCTAGATTTGGCAATGATGTATTTACAGTAGATGGTTACAAGCGTTGGAAAACTGCTTTGGGAAATTTTAGGAAACATGTTGGTGGTCCATCTAGTTACCACAACATTGCTGTGGGCTTATGTGTTGATTTCAGCAATCAAAGGGCCAATGTGGCTACCAAAATGCGAGTATACAATAAAGAGGCTGATATAAAATATAAAATCCGCTTGACTGCATCATTGGATTGTGCAAGGTATCTCATAGCTCAAGGGGAAGCTTTTCGTGGACATGATGAATCCTCCAATTCCGTCAACAAAGGCAATTTTAGGGAGTTCTTGGACTGGTATAAGGACAAGAATAAGGATGTGAAAGATGCATTTGATAAGGGGCAAGGCAATACACTTATGATATGTCCAGATATTCAAAAGGACCTTGCTACATGTTGTGCATTGGAGGTAACCAAAGTCATCAAGGAAGAGCTTGGAGATAAGAATTTCTCGATACTTATTGATGAGGCTAGAGATTGCTCAATAAAGGAGCAAATGGCAATAATTTTGAGGTAATGCATATGAATTTCTGTCTTTAACTTGTAGCTTCCCAAACTTGCATAGTCATTGTTCATTTCTGTCTTTTAACTTTTATCTTCCCAAATTTGCAGATTTTTAGATGATCACGGGGAGCTTCAGGAGAGATTTCTTGCTATTAAGCACATCACAGATTGTACATCTGCCGGAATTAAAGAAGCATTGGTCCATGTGTTGGAGTACCATGGCCTGCCTATTAATAGGCTACGTGGATAGGGTTACGACGGGGCTTCAAATATGAGAGGAGAATTCAACGGTTTGCAAAAGCTAATTCGTGATGAGAGTCCATATGCTTTCTTTGTTCACTGCTTTGCCCACCAGTTGCAGTTAGTGGTTGTCACAGTGGCTCAGTGTTGTCCAGTTATTGCTGATTTTTTCAACTACCTTCCCTTGATAGTGACTCAGGTGGGTTCATCTTGCAAAAGGAAGGATGCATTGCTTGCAAAGCATCAAGACAACTTGATAGAAATGATGGAAAATTGTAAGATATCATCTGGAACTGGATTACATCAAGAAACTAACCTAGCTGGACCAGGAGCTACTCGTTGGGGCTCACATCTTAGAACCTTACTTCGTCTGTACACAATGTGGAATGCAGTGGTGGATGTGCTTGCAATTGTGGTCGACGATGCCCGGGAACACACTTCTCAAGGTGGAGCTTCAGGTTTGATCATACAGATGGAATGCTTCCAGTTTGTGTTCATCATGCTATTCTTAATAAACTTGTTGAGCATCACTAATTTGCTATCACAAGCTTTGCAAAGAAAGAAACAAGATGTTGCTGAAGCCTTGCGTTTGATCTTGGATGTGAAAGAAGCTTTGCAAAATATGAGGGATAATGGGTATGAGTCATTATGCGACCAAGCAAAAAACTTCTGTGAGGAACATGGCATTGAGGTGCCAAACATGGATGATCTTGTTGGAGCTATGGGGCAATCTGTTCGCAGCAAGAATAAGGTGACTCGATATCATTATTTCAAGGTTAGCATATTCaatgttgctcttgatgcaactCTCACCGAGATGAATCATCGATTCAATGAAGTTAACACCGAGTTAGTGGATTGCATGTCTTGCCTTACTCCAACCAACAACTTCTcaaagtttaatgttgacaaACTTATTCGACTTGCTGAAATTTATGCTGAGGATTTTACACAATCTGAAGGGCTGTTGCTAAGAACTCAACTTCCAACATTTCTTACAAATATTAGGAGAAGTGATGAATTCAATGGATGTTCGGATGTTTCTACCCTTGCTCGGTTGATGGTTCAAACAACAAAACATAGAACTTTCCAATTGGTATATCGCCTCATCGAGTTGACATTGATTCTTCCAGTGGCAACTTCCTCGGTCGAGCGAATTTTTTCAGCAATGAAGATCATTAAAACTGATTTACGCAATAAGATATCGGATGATTGGCTCAATGATTTAATGGTGTGCTATTGCGAGAAAAGGATATTTAAAAGTATTCCCGATAATCAAATTATGATAGGATTCCAGAAAATGAAAGATCGCAATGGACATTTGCCTCGTGAGTACAATGTGATTTCTTAGAGGTATATCTCAGTTTTACAAGTGTTAGTAGTCACTTATTGATGCCTTATATTGGTATACCATTATATTGCTAATACTTATGCTAATTTTGACAGATGGCTTCCAGTTGGATAATTGGGCATCTATTTCTATATATTGGTTTCTAGTTGTTCTGCAATACCATTAGTAAGCAACATTACTATCATTGTTGTTGCTTCTCTAGTCTTTTGTATTGGTGTGTGCCCAGCAGTACTCTGGAAAATTCTGAGCTAATTTGGGGTACAAGATTTCATATTTCAAAAAATTCTGGCAAATTTTAACCTTCTTTGGGCAAAAGAATTAGGAGTTAGTGGCTTTTTTTCCCACCCTGTTAACTTTGAGCCCGCCCTCGATTTTCTTCCAAGATTCGCCACTGGCTCTACAACATGGGCACAATACAGAGTATCTGACATCAAGACTCTTCTCCTCATCGGCGTGATTGGTCGACAAAATAAACGGCAACACATTACCAACAAAACAGATATGTTTATTTATTTGTTTGCTCATTACTACTCTATATATTTTAGCTAGCTAAGGACTTTGTTGCATATGTTGGTCACAGACATTTGAAAAGATATGAACGTATTATGAAGTGCAGCGGCATTATGAGATGAATGTGGATGTGGATGTATATGTGATATGATGAATTTGCAATGGATGTTTACCATGATTTTCTTGTGGATTTGGAATGCAGGGCTAGCTGCAAACATATGTTAATTTTCAGCCCTAAAATGAAAATACAGGCATTTCTAGGGTAGAAACCGCCTATAATACCATACTATTGGATGCAATTGATCATAGAATACCCCTTGCAATTCACAAGTATTGGAGGTGGTTTTTGTCTAGAAACCTCTTGCGGCAGGAAATTATCATAGACGGTTCTAGAACTGCCTCTAATACTAGGAACTAGGAGTATTATTAGCGACTATTTCCTAGAGGCGAAACTCAAAACCGCTTGAGAGTTGTGTATTAGAGCCGCCTCTAATGTCTGTTTATATGCTTGAGGGTGGCCATTTACTCTGTTCCCCGGCGAGCCACTGCTACCCCATCATCATTTCCTGGGGAAAGGTCCCTTCAAAACCACCATTGTCTCTGGCTGAGAAGTTCCGAGGGGCATTTTGCCACATTGAATGCCCTTTATTTCACATGGACATTATGTGTACGTGGTAGTGGTCTGTGGTCAACCCTCCAAGCATGCAGGTAAGGACGGAGGCGGCGTGGGTAGGACCCTCTGGTAAATCACTTACTGTACGTACGGTAGGTTCCAAATTTCTTCTGAAGAACTGTGAATAACTTGGCAACCTTCAAATAGAACTATGACCTCTGATACATTTTAGTTGCATATAATAGTCTGACAGATAACTAAGGTATAAAACATGGCATACAAGATACAACAAGGCATGCGTGACCATATGAGTTTACAGTTAATATCCAATATTAGAAACATGTGTGTAACTCGTAAATGCTATGTGCGTCGTGCTATGCAAAGGCTGGACGATTATATCACCTTGATGCATCAATTGAATCAAGATGTCTTTTATCAAAAAAGAAATACTGGTAAATGCTATGTGGTGGTATATGATTGTGATGTGTGTTGTATGCATCCACCTTATGATTAGTATTAACAGAAAAAGATTTACCTGAAGATGGAGGTTATAGAACATTTTGTTCCCAAAGGTGGAGGAAGTCGATGAACTGATGAGCTGAAGTCCTTCGTTCTCCAGTACATTGATACACCTGGAAAGAGGTAGAGCTGTAGCAGCATCCGTATCTCTTGACACGCTGATCTGAACCATGATTTCCTTGTCGTTGAGGCAAGTAGCGGACACAGTTGGAGCTATGCTGCCGCTCACGCTCAGTACCCCTGGTTTGCAGTTGGCACTAGCCagtttttctttcttcttctccagATTCTCCACCTGTTTCTGCAGCTCGGGGATGTACTTGAGCGCTCGACACACCGTCGTCGGAATGCTCAGTTTCTTCTGCAGAACCACAAGGCAGCAAAGGCACATCAGGAACTCTTGATTCCTCTCATGCTACCTCTCCTGACACTAATATTATAGATATAGCTATAGCTTACAGTGTGGTCGGTGTCCGGGAGGAGGGAACGGAGAGAGAGGTAGAGCTCGTTGAGCTGCTTCCGGCGGTCGCGCTCGTACGCGTTGTGACTGAGCTTCTTGTGGGAACCGGGGCCGCCGGAGCCGGAGCCTGACGATGCCGCGTTTGCCGGCCTCCCGGAGAGCTCGCGGACGATGTCGTCCTCGAGAACGTCGAGGTCCAGGTCGAGGTCAACGTCGAGATTCGGCCACGGCGGTGACGGTGGCAGCTGGCCGGAGAAGATCTGCGCCTCCAGCGGAGAGAAGCTGTTCGCGGACGGGTCCCCGTATAGGTGGTGATCCATCACAGGCAGTTGGGCAGTATTTTTGGAAGGCTGCAGATGGAACGTACTAGCTACCTAGCCTTGGCAATATTCTTTGTAGCGACCAGAAGTAGCGGCCAGTAGTAGTAGTGGAGTTTCTAAAAAAAAAGCTACTAGTAGTGGAGAAAGATATCCTGAATCCCTAATCCAATTTTTGCTGTGATGATTAAAATTGACTATCAATCATAGGCCCAATGGAGTAGCCAGTTCCAAAGTCATTGGCTTATATTTATAGAGCGAGAGATGATGTAGTTTCGGTACTACAATAGACCTCCCATTATTAAGTATTCTGATTAGAGATGTCATGCAGTACTATTTTAATACTAAACCTAAATTCGAAATCCTCTTAACCAGTATGATTCTTGATCACTTGGAAGAAGAGACGGAATGGGAAAAGGACAGCTACAAAACCTCAGTTTAGCTTTCCCACAAAATCCTCTTATCACTTATAGAAGACGTTTTTTCTCCATCGTACTACTAGTTATCTTTTAGTCACATATTTTATACTCAAATTTTAATGACCACAAATATTGTAGCCATACAAAATACTAACTGCTACCGATTATGCTAAGAAATAAACCATTGTCTAGCATGTTTTTTCTTGACATCTCTATTTATGACGTGGAGGCTTATGAAAGTGATGTTTTCTTAGGGCACATACAATGGTGTCATCTTAGCAATGCCACCTAGGATGAAGTATGAGTTTGAAGGGAGAGAAACGACAAtaagttttatttcttttattgaAGGGTTTTCTCTTCACACTTTTCTATATTTTTAGGAGTATGCAAAAATTAATTGCTAGAGATAACACTAAGAATTAATTGCTAGAGATAACCACTACTCCTCAGTCTCGGTGCATTAGGCATCTAACAGAAATCAAATAATCCTAAAACGCTAAGGCGCGAAACAGTAGTACTAGTTGAATGCATATTAATTAGACCATATCTATTAATTGGAGGACTAATGCATGCAATTTCTGCAGCACGCTATTGGGATTTGAAGGAATCTCCTAATCAATAGCACGTCTTCAGTTGAGAAAGAAATGATGTGATTGGCTTCCTCTACGATTCAATTTTTGTTCTAGCCCAATCTCTTCACGGCTAGGTTGCGATGCACCTTCTCAGATGCCTAAtgcacctagacggagggagtatgattcTTTTAGGAGTATGCAAACATAACAAGTGAGGGACACATACCTTCCGATGATGCGGAACACATAAAAATGTCTTATTAATTATTGCAGTAGCCCTAAACCACTATATATGATCCAACAATGCAAACAAAGCAAAGGGTTTTACATTATTCTTGATGTAAATCGTTTTGGGTGAGAAGATTTGCTGAACCAACAGTTTCATGTTTCGAGACTGTAGATGTCGATTGTGTTCCACTCAAAATCCATGCCACGTGCAAAGTAtccaattttttttgtttttttggagCATGGTTTTTTTTCACATCACACAAAACATATGAGTTCTTCTTGGAAATTTGCATGCATGTATATATAAGACACAAACATGCACAATGTAAGCAAAACAAATCTTCTTAAATTTGAAGTATTTTTTTATGTTATTGCCTATGTGTTTTGCATTAGTTCGTGTGCTAGGCGGGATTAAAAATATGCTAAGCCGCAATAGCCTACAAAACTAGCTCCTATGTCCACATGAAAAAAGACAGATAGTCAAGGTTCAGCTGAACCATGGGTCAATAAACATTTCTTATGGTTCGTTTTTGATAAACCGGAAGAGTCTGTAGTTTATTGTTCTCCATTCTTGTACAAACTTTTTTGTGTGTACTGGCAAGTAGTTGGTACTAGCCTAGGCGGCCTCTATGGTGGCAACACACACGCTTCAACCAATCTTTATTTTGTTTTATACATATACAATATCAAATAATATTAGATGAATTGGAAATTATTGAAGTAATAACGGTATGGACTAGACCAACAGAAAATATTTTGGGAAGCCAACTGTAGATTCCTTAAACAAAACCCCAAAAGAGTACgaatggatatttgttgggaccACTTCTAACGTAATAGGACCACTAGATTCTAGCCTTCCCTATATAAAATTCCAGCTTGTGATCAAGAAATCATTCTTTCAATATTTATTTCCTCACTTGTTATGTTAATTTGAATTGCTTGTGCTTTGTTCATGTGGCCACTTTTCAAACACGTAGGCCTACACCTTGTCTCAGCTGGTTTTGTAGGATAGTTATATAAATATGTGTATATCTTGTAGCACCCTTCTTAAAGTCTCAATAGGGAGCTTGAGCCGCATCTCAACTTTCATTCATGTTTCAGAAGAAAATACTAGAAAGATATGATATGTGAACCCCCTCTTACATGATTTCAAACCCTATGATAGAAGACAGTGCCATCTCTCTGTCATTCAACACCTATAATCTAACAATTGCAATAGATTTTATAGCTGAATACAAAATTGGATATGATTCAAATTGAGAGAGTTTATGCGAATTTGTGCTGCTAAATGTGGTGAAGCACGGTGATATCACCTTATCCGACCATTCATTGCCGATGATATCACCGCCATGATTTGTAAATTAATCAAGATAAATGTCCACCATTCATCCCCTATGCACCCATCTCATTCCTTCTCATGTGCTGTATGTGCAAATATTTTTTTCTCGGGTATGTACGTTACGCATTCAATGCATGGTTTATGTGCCAACTTTAGATTTCATGTAGTACAAGCTCATTCTCTCGCGGCACCCTCTCTGTGCCTTCACCAACTTGCCTGGTTATTTAATTTTCTCGATCTTCCCATAAAAAACACATACCCCTTTCCAGGTGTCGGCCTAATATTCGCTTGACTCTACGTCGACATGATTGGCCAGATTCTACTCCCTCCGGTTTAAAAAAATATGATGTTTTAGATATTGATGTAATTAGTTTTTCTCTTTTGCTGGAAGTAGTTCTTTCAGGTACAACTGTGATCATCAATTTCTACTATGGTAGTATAAACCCCGAAAAAATATTTACAAAAAAATTAGGAGACAAATCTAGGGCTATGATTTTAAGGTTTATAGTCTAAGTAGTATTTTTTTTTCATATGGCATTCTTGTAGTCTGAGTATTTAAAATAATATATTTTGAATAAATGAAATATTATTGATTTACATGTTGCGCCAAGGCAATAGAATTTCATCGAGTTCACACCCTGCCTAAACCAACGTTAAGATGACATAGGAATTCACAACTTTAGAAATCAAACTGATGGTATATCCAAAATGCATGCCACGTATATGTGAACCAGACTGCTGAGAGATTATTTTGGTTGGAAAACCAACCTCACTAACAATGGAAATAATACCACGTAGACACTGTCCTAATGTAGTGTTAACTAATGGATACCAGTCATGAGAACAATTACATTTGCAGTCCAACAACACTGCGCCCATCAAAATGTCAATTATTTTCGTCTGCTCCCTCTCTTCTTTATAAATAGAATGGCAAAGAAGCTTAAGGCAGGCGTGGGATCAACAAGTACTTGGAACACGGACGCCAACGAAGATTTAGACTAGATTAACTTTTGCTATGTTAAAAAACTGTCATATTCGCTTTTGTTTAATGAAATATGTCAAAAATTTGTTGAATTCGGCCTGCTTTAAATAAAAAATTACAGTTTGTTCAAGTACATTTGAAATGTGTCTGGACATTTAAGGTACACGGTTGGATGGTCGTCTCATATTTATAAAGTTTGTCTAGCCTGAGTATTTTTGGTCTTCTGCGGGTTTTTTTTCTAGAGATTTCGAGAAAAATGAGGTACAACGACTTCGATGTGCTTTTAGTTTTATCTGAAAATTTCGTTTTCCTTGTGTCCTGAGCTGGTGTAATTTATCCAGTAAGTGGAAAAGGTGTGATGGTCATTCGTGTAAAAAATTAGTGACAACACGCCAAACAACGAAGGATTCCATTTGCACCTGCTATGGAGTATCTTAATCCCTGTGCTATACGTTTTCAAGGTACGGCAGCGTATGGGTGTGCGTGCACGTAGCGCGGGTGTCGGCATGGTGACGCCACGCGCTGTAGACGCGCGGGCACGCGGCCGCTGCGTGCCGGCTCGTGCCGCCGAGCTTTATCGCTCTTGCTGGCGCCTACACCTGCCATGCTTCATCTCTTCCAGAGTGTCTGAATTGAACGTCTTGCTACATCGCAACGAAGGTCTGATGTTAGTGCCCCTGAACTGTGAGAAATTTT contains:
- the LOC125540080 gene encoding uncharacterized protein LOC125540080 isoform X3; this translates as MRGEFNGLQKLIRDESPYAFFVHCFAHQLQLVVVTVAQCCPVIADFFNYLPLIVTQVGSSCKRKDALLAKHQDNLIEMMENCKISSGTGLHQETNLAGPGATRWGSHLRTLLRLYTMWNAVVDVLAIVVDDAREHTSQGGASGLIIQMECFQFVFIMLFLINLLSITNLLSQALQRKKQDVAEALRLILDVKEALQNMRDNGYESLCDQAKNFCEEHGIEVPNMDDLVGAMGQSVRSKNKVTRYHYFKVSIFNVALDATLTEMNHRFNEVNTELVDCMSCLTPTNNFSKFNVDKLIRLAEIYAEDFTQSEGLLLRTQLPTFLTNIRRSDEFNGCSDVSTLARLMVQTTKHRTFQLVYRLIELTLILPVATSSVERIFSAMKIIKTDLRNKISDDWLNDLMVCYCEKRIFKSIPDNQIMIGFQKMKDRNGHLPREYNVIS
- the LOC125540081 gene encoding protein IRON-RELATED TRANSCRIPTION FACTOR 2-like, coding for MDHHLYGDPSANSFSPLEAQIFSGQLPPSPPWPNLDVDLDLDLDVLEDDIVRELSGRPANAASSGSGSGGPGSHKKLSHNAYERDRRKQLNELYLSLRSLLPDTDHTKKLSIPTTVCRALKYIPELQKQVENLEKKKEKLASANCKPGVLSVSGSIAPTVSATCLNDKEIMVQISVSRDTDAATALPLSRCINVLENEGLQLISSSTSSTFGNKMFYNLHLQRSQGALNMECPSFCDKLEQAIMEAAGLYLQH
- the LOC125540080 gene encoding uncharacterized protein LOC125540080 isoform X1 yields the protein MRGEFNGLQKLIRDESPYAFFVHCFAHQLQLVVVTVAQCCPVIADFFNYLPLIVTQVGSSCKRKDALLAKHQDNLIEMMENCKISSGTGLHQETNLAGPGATRWGSHLRTLLRLYTMWNAVVDVLAIVVDDAREHTSQGGASGLIIQMECFQFVFIMLFLINLLSITNLLSQALQRKKQDVAEALRLILDVKEALQNMRDNGYESLCDQAKNFCEEHGIEVPNMDDLVGAMGQSVRSKNKVTRYHYFKVSIFNVALDATLTEMNHRFNEVNTELVDCMSCLTPTNNFSKFNVDKLIRLAEIYAEDFTQSEGLLLRTQLPTFLTNIRRSDEFNGCSDVSTLARLMVQTTKHRTFQLVYRLIELTLILPVATSSVERIFSAMKIIKTDLRNKISDDWLNDLMVCYCEKRIFKSIPDNQIMIGFQKMKDRNGHLPHGFQLDNWASISIYWFLVVLQYH
- the LOC125540080 gene encoding zinc finger MYM-type protein 1-like isoform X4, translating into MKRKRTLHSWFASNSNAPLVVSEPNARPVDVVVQPASIENIIHPTPTNERTNPSTDVDESTNPHANESTNPPTNESTNQPPKHHILEFHPSQIFGDPADRIPIEDYAPEIRSEVRRAYLLKQRNKATGHKFEVGLDGKIWRSFQPQWLDKFDWLEYSVKKEAAFCFPCFLFKNPSQAARFGNDVFTVDGYKRWKTALGNFRKHVGGPSSYHNIAVGLCVDFSNQRANVATKMRVYNKEADIKYKIRLTASLDCARYLIAQGEAFRGHDESSNSVNKGNFREFLDWYKDKNKDVKDAFDKGQGNTLMICPDIQKDLATCCALEVTKVIKEELGDKNFSILIDEARDCSIKEQMAIILRFLDDHGELQERFLAIKHITDCTSAGIKEALVHVLEYHGLPINRLRG
- the LOC125540080 gene encoding uncharacterized protein LOC125540080 isoform X2; the protein is MRGEFNGLQKLIRDESPYAFFVHCFAHQLQLVVVTVAQCCPVIADFFNYLPLIVTQVGSSCKRKDALLAKHQDNLIEMMENCKISSGTGLHQETNLAGPGATRWGSHLRTLLRLYTMWNAVVDVLAIVVDDAREHTSQGGASGLIIQMECFQFVFIMLFLINLLSITNLLSQALQRKKQDVAEALRLILDVKEALQNMRDNGYESLCDQAKNFCEEHGIEVPNMDDLVGAMGQSVRSKNKVTRYHYFKVSIFNVALDATLTEMNHRFNEVNTELVDCMSCLTPTNNFSKFNVDKLIRLAEIYAEDFTQSEGLLLRTQLPTFLTNIRRSDEFNGCSDVSTLARLMVQTTKHRTFQLVYRLIELTLILPVATSSVERIFSAMKIIKTDLRNKISDDWLNDLMVCYCEKRIFKSIPDNQIMIGFQKMKDRNGHLPHGFQLDNWASISIYWFLVVLQYH